In Flavobacterium endoglycinae, one DNA window encodes the following:
- a CDS encoding ferredoxin, producing MVIITLQRDKCIGCNYCVEMDPVHFQMSKKDGKSVLLHSQHAKGFFTLKSPNHAIVESCELAAKACPVKIITVKET from the coding sequence ATGGTTATTATCACTTTACAGAGAGATAAATGCATTGGCTGTAATTACTGCGTCGAAATGGATCCAGTTCATTTTCAAATGTCGAAAAAAGATGGAAAATCGGTTTTACTTCATTCGCAGCATGCCAAAGGCTTTTTTACTTTAAAATCGCCAAATCATGCGATTGTAGAAAGTTGCGAATTGGCTGCAAAAGCTTGTCCGGTTAAGATTATTACGGTTAAGGAAACTTAG
- a CDS encoding ankyrin repeat domain-containing protein translates to MSMSFIVACENGNRKIAEILLQNKEVDVKYTDEQGRTALHYAAHRGYLDIVKILTEDGADINYEDHQGETPLFFACLQKQKQTALFLLEKGAEITKNDKYGNSLLHLVVQTAQVEIATKLLEAGVDVNLLNNNGETPLLLASAKLNREIIQLLLDKGADINVTDKQGNTPLLYACYTKSIPMVTLLLDNGADINHVNHAGENALLIACYETNRMLAKLLVERGADVFTSNNNGYSPIWYACANNQKEIVALFLENGVDVNYSKPVAQDTSSMNDYLDWIVTATNISNESSFSLNSSYSYGGESLLHVATKKGNLSMVKLLIEAGADINIQDESGNTPLHYSAANGKKDVVKFLLDNNADASIVNVKEQKAIDYSNVKGFNEITELILRYAPSGTVVNPIHTSSQTEAPKADTGNSMEAKKKALLDLKELLDAGILTSEEFEVEKSKVLKG, encoded by the coding sequence ATGTCAATGTCATTTATAGTTGCCTGCGAAAATGGCAACAGAAAAATAGCCGAAATACTGCTTCAAAATAAAGAAGTAGATGTAAAATATACAGATGAACAAGGAAGAACGGCTCTTCATTATGCGGCACACCGCGGTTATCTCGATATTGTAAAAATCCTAACCGAAGACGGAGCTGATATTAACTACGAAGACCACCAAGGAGAAACGCCTTTGTTCTTTGCTTGTCTGCAGAAACAAAAGCAAACCGCTTTGTTTCTATTAGAAAAAGGTGCAGAAATTACCAAGAACGATAAATATGGAAACAGCCTCTTGCATTTGGTAGTTCAAACGGCTCAAGTAGAAATTGCAACAAAGTTGCTTGAAGCAGGAGTCGATGTTAATTTACTGAATAACAATGGAGAAACTCCGTTACTATTGGCTTCAGCAAAATTAAATAGAGAAATTATTCAACTGCTTTTAGACAAAGGTGCCGATATCAATGTAACCGACAAACAAGGAAATACACCTTTGTTATACGCTTGTTATACCAAATCGATTCCGATGGTGACTTTGCTTTTGGATAATGGCGCCGACATAAATCATGTCAATCATGCTGGTGAAAATGCGCTTTTAATTGCTTGCTACGAAACCAACCGAATGCTTGCCAAATTATTGGTAGAAAGAGGTGCCGATGTGTTCACATCAAACAACAATGGATATTCTCCTATTTGGTATGCATGTGCAAATAATCAAAAAGAAATTGTCGCTTTGTTCCTTGAAAACGGAGTTGATGTAAATTACAGCAAACCTGTCGCTCAAGACACTTCATCTATGAATGATTATTTGGATTGGATTGTAACAGCTACAAACATTTCCAATGAATCTAGTTTTTCATTAAACAGTTCGTATAGCTATGGCGGAGAAAGTCTGCTGCACGTTGCAACGAAAAAAGGAAATCTTAGTATGGTAAAACTTTTGATCGAAGCTGGAGCAGACATTAACATTCAAGACGAATCTGGAAATACGCCATTGCATTACAGTGCTGCCAACGGGAAGAAAGATGTGGTGAAATTTTTATTAGACAATAATGCCGATGCTTCAATTGTAAACGTAAAAGAACAAAAAGCGATTGATTACTCAAACGTAAAAGGTTTCAATGAAATTACAGAACTAATTTTAAGATATGCTCCTTCTGGAACAGTTGTAAATCCAATACACACATCCTCACAAACAGAAGCACCAAAAGCCGATACAGGGAATTCAATGGAAGCGAAGAAAAAAGCATTACTGGATTTAAAAGAACTTTTGGATGCTGGTATTTTAACTTCGGAAGAATTTGAGGTTGAGAAAAGTAAGGTTTTGAAAGGGTAA
- a CDS encoding ankyrin repeat domain-containing protein, which produces MTNQIESFLFQGKFDEARECLNNGEKFNEQYLKNNFSQIAAKIIEAKEIDFIEKLIKAGFIETDIYELDNFDQSIFKPLTLYLKDDDESIAFFKEVMSKIDNINDEISDKTLLGYFFEKGTSPKIVKVLVDDFGANTQYKNNAGENFIYTILNTYGLDAEKVKEYITILIDNGVDINEKNIVGTTPLMCAVKRTRKDLLTFLVENGADPNETDNQENSAFYYATAEQFSFPMYELLAESSSAVFNRINKNGKTLLTEFIRMMSDSEYDLNSLQRLLSDGADLNHCAEYYGNPKSGVDYISEKKSGILKSVLDSGSIDVNEQDNQGNTILHKVCAYNVNYDAEAAKETYRKVKLLLENGADKEITNDKDETALMLASGDNLKIKTVELLMKQ; this is translated from the coding sequence ATGACAAACCAAATTGAAAGTTTCCTTTTTCAGGGAAAATTTGACGAGGCTAGAGAATGCCTAAACAACGGAGAGAAATTTAACGAACAATATCTTAAAAACAATTTTTCGCAGATAGCTGCCAAAATTATTGAAGCGAAAGAAATTGACTTTATCGAAAAGCTGATAAAAGCGGGTTTTATTGAAACCGATATTTACGAATTGGACAATTTTGATCAGTCAATTTTTAAACCGTTAACGTTATATTTAAAAGACGACGACGAATCGATTGCTTTTTTCAAAGAAGTTATGTCAAAAATCGACAACATTAACGACGAAATAAGCGACAAAACGTTGCTTGGTTATTTTTTTGAAAAAGGAACTTCGCCAAAAATAGTTAAAGTTTTAGTTGATGATTTTGGAGCTAACACGCAGTATAAGAACAATGCAGGTGAAAATTTCATATATACGATCTTAAACACTTATGGTTTGGATGCAGAAAAAGTAAAAGAATACATTACCATTCTAATTGATAATGGCGTTGATATCAATGAGAAAAATATTGTAGGCACAACGCCTTTAATGTGCGCAGTTAAAAGAACCCGAAAGGATCTTTTAACTTTTTTAGTTGAAAACGGTGCAGATCCTAATGAAACTGATAACCAAGAGAACAGCGCTTTTTATTATGCTACAGCTGAACAGTTTTCGTTTCCGATGTACGAACTTTTAGCAGAATCATCATCAGCCGTTTTTAATAGAATCAATAAAAACGGAAAAACTTTACTTACAGAGTTTATCAGAATGATGTCTGATTCTGAATACGATCTAAATTCGTTGCAAAGATTATTATCAGATGGAGCTGATTTAAATCATTGCGCTGAATATTATGGAAATCCGAAATCGGGTGTAGATTATATTTCAGAGAAAAAATCGGGCATTCTAAAGTCGGTTCTTGACAGCGGTTCAATTGATGTTAACGAACAAGACAATCAAGGAAACACTATTTTACACAAAGTCTGTGCGTATAATGTAAATTACGATGCTGAAGCCGCAAAAGAGACTTATCGAAAAGTTAAATTACTTCTTGAAAACGGCGCTGATAAAGAAATCACCAACGACAAAGACGAAACGGCTTTGATGCTTGCTTCTGGCGACAACCTGAAGATTAAAACGGTTGAACTTTTAATGAAACAATAA
- a CDS encoding PSP1 domain-containing protein, with protein sequence MACTSCSTSDGGAPKGCKNNGTCGTDSCNKLTVFDWLANMSPSNGEAIFDCVEVRFKNGRKEFFRNSEKLTLSIGDIVATVASPGHDIGIVTLTGELVKIQMKKKGVNYESNDVPKIYRKASQKDIDIWSVARDREEPMKVRARELAIQHKLEMKISDIEFQGDGSKATFYYTANDRVDFRMLIKDFAKEFSTRVEMKQVGFRQEAARLGGVGSCGRELCCSTWLTDFRSVNTSAARYQQLSLNPQKLAGQCGKLKCCLNYELDTYMDALKDFPDYDTKLITEKGDAVCQKQDIFKGLMWFAYTNNFANWHVLKIDQVKEIIAENKQKNKVSSLEDFAIEVTSEPEKDFNNAMGQESLTRFDQPKRKKKPNRKRKQTAETAGVATPAKPQQEKNTNTAKPAGNNNPNNGNANKPNNPNKQNHKKKHNSNKNNPNKQNSNENKSAEPRKPITNTKNENKK encoded by the coding sequence ATGGCATGTACAAGTTGTTCAACCTCAGATGGTGGCGCACCAAAGGGTTGTAAAAATAATGGGACTTGCGGCACCGATAGCTGCAATAAATTGACGGTTTTTGACTGGCTCGCAAACATGAGTCCGTCTAATGGTGAGGCGATTTTTGATTGTGTTGAGGTACGTTTTAAAAACGGACGTAAGGAATTTTTTAGAAATTCAGAGAAATTAACTTTAAGTATTGGTGACATTGTAGCAACTGTTGCTTCACCAGGACATGATATTGGAATTGTAACTCTTACAGGCGAATTGGTAAAGATTCAAATGAAGAAAAAAGGAGTGAATTACGAAAGTAACGACGTTCCAAAAATTTATAGAAAAGCATCTCAAAAAGATATCGATATCTGGTCTGTAGCGCGCGATCGTGAAGAACCAATGAAAGTTCGTGCACGTGAATTAGCGATTCAGCATAAATTGGAAATGAAAATTTCGGATATTGAATTTCAAGGCGACGGATCTAAAGCGACTTTTTATTACACAGCAAATGACCGTGTCGATTTTAGAATGCTGATTAAAGATTTTGCGAAAGAATTCAGTACCAGAGTCGAAATGAAACAAGTTGGTTTCCGTCAGGAAGCCGCTCGTTTAGGTGGAGTTGGTTCTTGCGGACGTGAACTTTGCTGTTCGACTTGGCTGACCGATTTTAGAAGTGTAAATACTTCTGCAGCACGTTATCAGCAATTATCATTGAATCCGCAGAAATTAGCCGGACAATGCGGAAAGTTAAAATGCTGTCTGAACTATGAGTTAGACACTTACATGGACGCATTGAAAGATTTTCCGGATTACGATACAAAACTAATTACAGAAAAAGGCGATGCAGTTTGCCAGAAACAGGATATTTTTAAAGGATTAATGTGGTTTGCTTATACCAACAATTTTGCAAATTGGCACGTTTTAAAAATCGATCAGGTAAAAGAAATTATTGCCGAGAATAAACAGAAAAATAAAGTTTCTTCTTTAGAAGATTTTGCAATTGAAGTTACTTCAGAACCTGAAAAAGACTTTAACAACGCAATGGGTCAGGAAAGTTTAACTCGTTTTGACCAGCCAAAAAGAAAGAAAAAACCAAACCGCAAACGCAAACAAACTGCTGAAACAGCTGGTGTTGCTACTCCGGCAAAACCACAGCAGGAAAAAAATACAAATACCGCTAAACCAGCAGGAAATAATAATCCGAACAATGGTAATGCGAATAAGCCAAACAATCCAAATAAACAAAATCATAAGAAGAAGCACAATTCGAATAAAAACAATCCGAATAAGCAGAACTCAAATGAAAATAAATCGGCTGAACCTAGAAAACCAATAACGAATACTAAAAATGAGAATAAAAAATAG
- a CDS encoding gliding motility lipoprotein GldH, whose translation MRIKNSGILLLAAILLFSCDKKRVFDEYKSVGSAWHKDSVVTFNLPVLDSTKKYNLFVNVRDNNNYPFNNLFLIVAMETPSGFTKVDTLEYQMANPDGTLMGNGFTDIKESKLFYKEDVKFRGKYKVHIKQAVRESGKIPGVQALEGITDVGFRIEQKD comes from the coding sequence ATGAGAATAAAAAATAGCGGGATTCTTCTTTTGGCAGCAATACTTCTTTTTTCATGCGATAAAAAAAGAGTATTTGATGAGTACAAATCTGTTGGAAGTGCTTGGCACAAAGACAGTGTGGTAACTTTTAACCTGCCGGTTTTGGATTCTACGAAAAAATACAACCTGTTTGTAAATGTAAGGGACAACAACAATTATCCATTCAATAATTTATTTTTGATTGTTGCCATGGAAACGCCAAGCGGTTTTACCAAAGTCGATACTTTAGAATACCAAATGGCAAATCCCGACGGAACGCTTATGGGAAATGGATTTACGGACATAAAAGAAAGTAAACTTTTCTATAAAGAAGACGTGAAATTTAGAGGAAAATACAAAGTACATATCAAACAAGCTGTTAGAGAATCTGGAAAAATTCCAGGTGTACAAGCTTTGGAAGGTATTACAGACGTAGGTTTTAGAATAGAACAAAAAGATTAG
- a CDS encoding penicillin-binding protein 1A, with product MAAKKNNQTNTVKDINYYKKKFWRIFAYSLLGVLAFFLFASWGLFGSMPSFEDLENPDSNLATEIISSDGVVIGKYFKTNRSQLKYSDLPKSLVEALVATEDARFYEHSGIDGRGTLRAVFSLGTNGGASTLTQQLAKQLFHGEGSRFLPFRILQKVKEWIIAIRLERQYTKNEIIAMYCNVYDFGNYSVGVSSAAQTYFSKDPKDLTIDESAMLVGMFKNSGLYNPVRNPEGVKNRRNVVLGQMVKAKMISEAEKERLQALPIALKFKLESHREGTATYFREYLRDYLKKWVTENKKPDGTEYDIYKDGLRIYTTIDSRMQKYAEEAVAEHMKNLQQQFFIEQKNNKNAPFVNITQAETDRIMTQAMKNSVRWAQMKEMDKSEDDIIASFKVKTKMRVFTWKGERDTVMTPFDSIRYYKHFLQSGLMAMEPQTGNIKAWVGGINYKYFQYDHVGQGARQVGSTFKPFVYATAIEELNMSPCDSILDGPFMIHKGRHHVTEDWEPRNSDYRYRGMVTLKQALANSINTVSAKLIDRTSPEAVVDLTRKLGVKTEIPVQPSIALGAVDITVEDMVAAYSTFANQGVYVKPQFLSRIENKSGEVIYEPIPESHDVLNKDIAFAVIKLLEGVTETGSGARLRTQGGGSGDNRWTGYPYMFKNPIAGKTGTTQNQSDGWFMGMVPNLVTGVWVGCEDRSARFKSLTYGQGATAALPVWAYFMKLCYADKDLQVSNSEFERPANLSIKVDCYQRPAVVKDTTQTEQNTDEFEL from the coding sequence ATGGCTGCTAAAAAAAACAATCAAACCAATACCGTTAAGGATATTAATTACTACAAAAAGAAATTCTGGAGAATTTTTGCCTATTCTCTGTTAGGCGTTTTGGCTTTCTTTTTATTTGCCTCTTGGGGACTTTTTGGCTCAATGCCTTCTTTTGAAGACTTAGAAAACCCAGACTCTAATCTGGCGACCGAAATCATTTCGTCTGATGGTGTTGTAATTGGTAAATATTTCAAAACCAACAGATCTCAGCTTAAATACTCGGATCTTCCTAAAAGTTTGGTAGAAGCTTTAGTAGCTACCGAAGATGCTCGTTTCTACGAACACTCAGGAATTGATGGACGTGGAACTTTAAGAGCTGTTTTTAGTTTAGGAACAAATGGTGGAGCAAGTACTTTAACGCAACAGCTAGCAAAACAGTTGTTTCACGGAGAAGGTTCTCGTTTTTTACCTTTCAGAATTCTGCAAAAAGTTAAAGAATGGATTATTGCCATTCGTCTGGAAAGACAATATACCAAAAATGAAATCATTGCCATGTACTGTAATGTCTACGACTTCGGAAACTATTCTGTTGGAGTAAGTTCCGCAGCACAGACCTATTTTTCAAAAGATCCTAAAGACCTAACAATCGACGAATCAGCAATGTTAGTTGGAATGTTCAAAAACTCAGGACTTTACAATCCAGTAAGAAATCCTGAAGGCGTTAAAAATCGTCGTAATGTAGTTCTTGGACAAATGGTAAAAGCAAAAATGATTTCTGAAGCTGAAAAAGAAAGACTGCAGGCTCTACCAATCGCTTTAAAATTTAAATTAGAAAGCCACCGTGAAGGAACGGCTACTTATTTTAGAGAATACCTTCGTGATTACTTGAAAAAATGGGTAACTGAAAACAAAAAACCTGACGGAACGGAATACGATATTTACAAAGATGGTTTAAGAATTTACACAACCATTGATTCAAGAATGCAGAAATACGCAGAAGAAGCTGTTGCTGAACATATGAAAAACCTACAGCAGCAATTTTTTATTGAACAAAAAAACAATAAAAATGCTCCTTTTGTAAATATCACACAAGCAGAAACAGATCGTATCATGACGCAGGCTATGAAAAACTCTGTTCGCTGGGCACAAATGAAAGAAATGGATAAAAGCGAAGATGACATTATCGCTTCGTTTAAGGTGAAAACTAAAATGCGTGTCTTTACCTGGAAAGGAGAACGCGATACTGTAATGACACCGTTTGATTCTATTCGTTACTACAAACACTTCCTACAATCTGGATTAATGGCAATGGAGCCTCAAACAGGTAACATTAAAGCTTGGGTTGGAGGAATCAATTACAAATACTTCCAATACGATCACGTAGGACAAGGAGCAAGACAAGTGGGTTCTACATTTAAACCATTTGTGTACGCAACTGCTATCGAAGAATTGAATATGTCACCTTGCGATTCTATACTCGATGGGCCTTTCATGATTCATAAAGGGCGTCACCACGTAACCGAGGATTGGGAGCCAAGAAACTCAGATTACAGATACAGAGGAATGGTGACTTTAAAACAAGCCTTGGCAAACTCTATTAATACTGTTTCGGCAAAATTGATTGATAGAACAAGTCCAGAAGCGGTAGTTGACTTAACTAGAAAATTAGGTGTAAAAACAGAAATTCCAGTGCAGCCGTCAATTGCATTAGGAGCGGTTGATATTACTGTTGAAGATATGGTGGCTGCGTACAGCACATTTGCCAATCAAGGAGTGTATGTAAAACCTCAGTTTTTAAGCCGTATTGAAAACAAAAGTGGAGAGGTAATTTACGAACCAATTCCAGAATCCCATGATGTTTTAAATAAAGATATCGCATTTGCCGTAATCAAATTATTAGAAGGTGTAACCGAAACAGGTTCAGGAGCACGTTTACGTACGCAAGGCGGAGGAAGCGGAGACAACCGTTGGACAGGATATCCGTATATGTTTAAAAACCCAATTGCAGGTAAAACAGGAACCACACAAAACCAGTCAGATGGTTGGTTTATGGGAATGGTGCCCAACTTAGTAACTGGAGTATGGGTTGGATGTGAAGACCGTTCAGCACGTTTCAAAAGCTTAACATACGGACAAGGAGCAACTGCTGCCTTACCAGTTTGGGCGTATTTCATGAAACTTTGTTATGCCGATAAAGACCTTCAGGTTTCTAATTCAGAATTTGAACGTCCGGCAAACCTTTCAATCAAAGTAGATTGTTACCAAAGACCGGCCGTAGTTAAAGACACTACTCAAACCGAACAAAACACAGACGAGTTCGAGCTGTAG
- a CDS encoding CoA transferase subunit A: MITKKVNNVQEAIKGIETGMTIMFGGFGLCGIPENTIAALVNTSISDLTCISNNAGVDDFGLGLLLQKKQVKKMISSYVGENAEFERQMLSGELEVELTPQGTLAEKCRAAQAGIPAFFTPAGYGTEVAEGKEVREFNGKMHIMEEAFKADFSIVKAWKGDEAGNLIFKGTARNFNACMAGAGKITIAEVEELVPVGTLDPNQIHIPGIMVQRIFQGEKFEKRIEQRTVRARN; this comes from the coding sequence ATGATAACAAAAAAAGTGAATAACGTTCAGGAAGCAATCAAAGGAATCGAAACTGGAATGACAATTATGTTTGGCGGTTTTGGTTTGTGCGGTATTCCTGAAAATACAATTGCAGCTTTGGTAAATACTTCAATTTCAGATTTAACTTGTATTTCCAATAATGCCGGTGTAGATGATTTTGGTCTGGGATTGCTTCTGCAAAAGAAACAAGTCAAAAAAATGATTTCTTCGTATGTGGGTGAAAATGCTGAATTTGAACGTCAGATGCTTTCGGGTGAATTAGAAGTCGAGTTGACACCGCAAGGAACTTTAGCAGAAAAATGCCGTGCTGCTCAGGCAGGAATTCCTGCTTTTTTTACTCCTGCGGGTTATGGAACTGAAGTAGCGGAAGGAAAAGAAGTCCGCGAATTCAATGGAAAAATGCATATTATGGAAGAAGCTTTCAAAGCTGATTTTTCAATCGTAAAAGCATGGAAAGGTGATGAAGCCGGAAATTTAATCTTCAAAGGAACTGCCAGAAACTTTAATGCCTGCATGGCTGGTGCCGGAAAAATTACCATTGCCGAAGTCGAAGAGCTGGTTCCTGTCGGAACTCTAGATCCAAACCAAATACACATTCCGGGGATTATGGTTCAGAGAATCTTTCAAGGAGAAAAATTCGAAAAAAGAATTGAACAGCGAACAGTGCGCGCTAGAAATTAG
- a CDS encoding CoA transferase subunit B, whose translation MLNKEDIAKRIAKEVKDRYFVNLGIGIPTLVANYVREDISVEFQSENGVLGMGPFPFEGEEDADIINAGKQTITTLPGASFFDSAFSFGMIRSQKVDLTILGAMEVSENGDIANWKIPGKMVKGMGGAMDLVASAENIIVAMMHVNKAGESKILKKCTLPLTGVGCVKKVVTELAVLEVTEKGFKLLERAPGISVEHIINSTEADLIIEGEIPEMNIN comes from the coding sequence ATGTTAAATAAAGAAGATATAGCAAAACGAATTGCAAAAGAAGTAAAAGACCGATATTTCGTTAATCTAGGTATTGGAATTCCAACTTTGGTGGCGAATTATGTACGTGAAGATATTTCGGTAGAATTTCAGAGTGAAAACGGAGTTTTGGGTATGGGACCTTTTCCTTTTGAAGGAGAAGAAGATGCGGATATAATCAATGCGGGAAAACAAACCATAACCACTCTTCCTGGAGCCAGTTTCTTTGATTCGGCTTTTAGTTTTGGAATGATCCGAAGCCAAAAAGTCGATCTGACTATTCTGGGAGCCATGGAAGTTTCTGAAAACGGCGATATCGCCAATTGGAAGATTCCGGGAAAAATGGTAAAAGGAATGGGAGGTGCTATGGATTTGGTTGCTTCTGCAGAAAATATTATCGTAGCCATGATGCACGTTAATAAGGCCGGAGAATCAAAAATATTAAAAAAATGTACTTTACCATTAACAGGTGTAGGATGCGTTAAAAAAGTAGTAACTGAGCTTGCCGTTCTCGAAGTAACCGAAAAAGGTTTTAAGCTCTTAGAACGAGCGCCAGGTATCTCAGTGGAGCACATTATTAATTCTACGGAAGCTGATTTGATAATTGAAGGCGAAATTCCAGAAATGAATATCAATTAA